One window from the genome of Pseudomonas fluorescens encodes:
- a CDS encoding DUF1330 domain-containing protein, producing the protein MKAYWIAHVDVTDPDQYSQYTQRAPAAFALYGGRMLARGGRSEAMEGRATPQRSVVIEFDSYEQALACYHSAQYQAARHHREGVARAEVIIVEGVAPVSG; encoded by the coding sequence ATGAAGGCGTACTGGATTGCTCACGTGGATGTCACCGACCCCGATCAATACAGCCAATACACCCAGCGGGCACCGGCGGCCTTCGCGTTATATGGCGGACGAATGCTGGCCAGGGGCGGGCGCAGCGAAGCGATGGAAGGCCGGGCCACGCCGCAGCGCAGCGTGGTGATCGAGTTCGACTCTTACGAACAGGCGCTGGCCTGCTATCACTCGGCGCAGTATCAGGCGGCCAGGCATCATCGCGAAGGCGTGGCCCGGGCCGAGGTGATCATTGTCGAGGGCGTGGCGCCCGTCAGCGGATGA
- a CDS encoding flavin reductase family protein — MIEPGIYKEVMSSFPSGVTVVTTLDPDGNIVGITASAFSALSIDPALVLFCPNYGSDTYPVLRDSKQFAIHLLSADQTAEAYAFAGKGKDKAKGIDWHLSERGNPLLSKATAIIECELWREYDGGDHAIIVGAVKNLILPEQPVTPMIYHKGKLGPLPTLA; from the coding sequence ATGATCGAACCCGGCATCTACAAAGAAGTCATGAGCTCCTTCCCATCCGGCGTCACGGTGGTCACCACCTTGGACCCGGACGGCAATATCGTCGGCATCACCGCCAGTGCGTTCAGCGCGCTGTCGATCGACCCGGCGCTGGTGCTGTTCTGCCCCAACTACGGCTCCGACACCTACCCGGTCCTGCGCGACAGCAAACAGTTCGCGATCCACCTGCTGTCCGCCGACCAGACCGCCGAAGCCTATGCCTTTGCCGGTAAAGGCAAGGACAAGGCCAAAGGCATCGATTGGCACCTGAGCGAACGGGGCAATCCGTTGCTGAGCAAAGCCACGGCGATCATCGAGTGCGAACTGTGGCGCGAATACGACGGCGGCGACCACGCGATCATCGTCGGCGCAGTGAAAAACCTGATCCTGCCCGAGCAGCCGGTGACGCCGATGATCTACCACAAAGGCAAGCTGGGCCCGCTGCCCACGCTGGCCTGA
- a CDS encoding ABC transporter substrate-binding protein produces MVLKKSAAAILFAGLLSVTSQATMAAESVNFVSWGGSTQDAQKQAWADPFSKASGITVVQDGPTDYGKLKAMVESGNVQWDVVDVEADFALRAAAEGLLEPLDFSVVQRDKIDPRFVSDHGVGSFYFSFVLGYNEGKLGAGKPTDWSALFDTKTYPGKRALYKWPSPGVLELALLADGVAADKLYPLDLDRAFKKLDTIKKDIVWWGGGAQSQQLLASGEASIGQFWNGRIYALQQDGAPVGVSWKQNLVMADILVIPKGSKNKAAAMKFLANASSAKGQADFSNLTAYAPVNVDSVARLDSVLAPNLPTAYAKDQITLDFAYWAKNGQDIATRWNEWLVK; encoded by the coding sequence ATGGTGTTGAAGAAAAGTGCAGCCGCAATTCTTTTTGCCGGCTTGCTGAGTGTCACCAGCCAGGCGACGATGGCCGCTGAAAGCGTCAACTTCGTCAGTTGGGGCGGCAGCACCCAGGACGCGCAGAAGCAGGCTTGGGCCGACCCGTTCAGCAAGGCCAGCGGCATCACCGTGGTCCAGGACGGCCCCACCGACTACGGCAAGCTCAAGGCCATGGTCGAAAGCGGTAACGTGCAGTGGGACGTGGTCGACGTCGAGGCGGACTTCGCTCTGCGTGCCGCGGCCGAAGGCCTGCTCGAACCCCTCGATTTCTCAGTGGTGCAGCGCGACAAGATCGACCCGCGCTTCGTCTCCGACCATGGCGTCGGCTCGTTCTACTTCTCTTTCGTCCTCGGTTACAACGAAGGCAAGCTCGGCGCCGGCAAGCCGACGGACTGGTCCGCGCTGTTCGACACCAAGACCTATCCCGGCAAACGCGCCCTGTACAAATGGCCAAGCCCAGGCGTGCTGGAGCTGGCGTTGCTGGCCGACGGCGTCGCGGCAGACAAGCTCTATCCGCTGGACCTGGACCGCGCCTTCAAGAAACTCGACACCATCAAGAAAGACATCGTCTGGTGGGGCGGCGGCGCTCAGTCCCAACAGTTGCTCGCGTCCGGCGAAGCCAGCATCGGGCAGTTCTGGAACGGCCGGATCTATGCCTTGCAACAAGACGGCGCTCCGGTCGGCGTAAGCTGGAAGCAGAACCTGGTCATGGCCGACATCCTGGTCATCCCGAAGGGTTCGAAAAACAAGGCCGCCGCCATGAAATTCCTGGCCAACGCCAGCAGCGCCAAGGGCCAGGCCGACTTTTCCAACCTGACCGCCTACGCCCCGGTCAACGTCGACAGCGTTGCACGCCTGGATTCGGTGCTCGCCCCCAACTTGCCGACCGCCTACGCCAAGGATCAGATCACGCTTGATTTCGCGTACTGGGCCAAGAACGGTCAGGACATCGCGACACGGTGGAACGAATGGCTGGTCAAATGA
- a CDS encoding GntR family transcriptional regulator → MKRLPLDDSFKVNRNPVTLREIVLDKLRSAIMNFQLLPGDRLVERDLCDRLGVSRTSVREALRHLESEGLVEFADAKGPRVAIITLADAVDIYELRCVLEGLIVQLFTLRAKAKDIKALEKALAENRKALKEGELQQVIDSVQGFYDVLLEGSGNHVAATQLRQLQARISYLRATSVSQENRRGDSNQEMERMVEAIKSGDPLAAHQACVDHVRAAAKVALDYLKRKQEETGEIPEIIPPIALKEPRIGR, encoded by the coding sequence ATGAAACGCCTGCCACTCGACGACAGCTTCAAGGTCAATCGCAACCCCGTTACCCTGCGCGAGATCGTGCTGGATAAACTGCGAAGCGCCATCATGAACTTCCAGCTTCTGCCGGGCGATCGCCTGGTCGAACGCGATCTGTGCGATCGCCTGGGTGTGAGCCGCACGTCGGTACGCGAAGCGCTGCGCCACCTGGAATCCGAAGGTCTGGTGGAGTTTGCCGATGCCAAGGGGCCGCGGGTCGCCATTATCACTTTGGCCGACGCCGTCGATATCTATGAGCTGCGTTGCGTGCTCGAAGGCCTGATCGTCCAGCTGTTCACCCTGCGCGCCAAGGCCAAGGACATCAAGGCCCTGGAAAAAGCCCTCGCGGAGAACCGCAAGGCCCTCAAGGAAGGCGAACTGCAACAAGTCATCGATTCGGTACAAGGCTTCTACGACGTGCTGCTCGAAGGCTCCGGCAACCATGTCGCCGCCACCCAGCTGCGCCAGTTGCAGGCACGCATCAGCTATTTGCGGGCGACCTCGGTGTCCCAGGAAAACCGTCGCGGCGACAGCAACCAGGAGATGGAACGCATGGTCGAGGCGATCAAGAGCGGCGATCCCCTGGCGGCCCACCAGGCCTGCGTCGATCACGTGCGCGCCGCGGCCAAGGTCGCCCTGGATTACCTCAAGCGCAAACAGGAAGAGACCGGTGAAATCCCCGAGATCATCCCGCCCATCGCCCTCAAAGAACCGCGCATAGGTCGCTAG
- a CDS encoding NUDIX hydrolase, producing MFSPSFCPKCGGSDLDHRLPAGDTHERLMCGGCGYIHYVNPKIIAGCIIEQDGKYLLCQRAIPPRPGTWTLPAGFMEGGETTEQAALREVWEETGVRAEIVSPYSIFSVPKISEVYIIFRATAVEITGQFGPETLACQFFAPEDIPWDSIYYPAIRQILERYIEERQAGVYGIYMGNDDSGKIHFIR from the coding sequence ATGTTCAGCCCGAGCTTTTGTCCAAAGTGCGGCGGCAGTGACCTCGATCACCGCCTGCCAGCGGGCGATACCCATGAGCGACTGATGTGTGGCGGTTGCGGCTACATCCACTACGTCAACCCGAAGATCATTGCCGGCTGCATCATCGAGCAGGACGGCAAGTACCTGCTGTGCCAGCGCGCCATCCCGCCACGCCCGGGCACCTGGACTCTGCCGGCCGGCTTCATGGAAGGCGGTGAAACCACCGAACAGGCGGCGCTGCGCGAAGTCTGGGAAGAAACCGGCGTACGCGCTGAAATCGTCTCGCCCTACTCGATCTTCAGCGTGCCGAAGATCAGCGAGGTGTACATCATCTTCCGCGCCACCGCGGTGGAGATCACCGGTCAGTTCGGCCCGGAAACCCTCGCCTGCCAGTTCTTCGCCCCCGAGGACATTCCTTGGGACAGCATCTACTACCCGGCCATCCGGCAGATCCTCGAACGTTATATCGAGGAACGCCAGGCCGGGGTCTATGGCATCTACATGGGCAACGACGACAGCGGCAAGATTCACTTCATCCGCTGA
- the ribBA gene encoding bifunctional 3,4-dihydroxy-2-butanone-4-phosphate synthase/GTP cyclohydrolase II: protein MAFNSIQEIIEDYRQGKMVLLVDDEDRENEGDLLLAADCCDAQTISFMAREARGLICLTLTDEHCQRLGLEQMVPSNGSVFSTAFTVSIEAATGVTTGISAADRARTVAAAVAIDAGPNDIVQPGHIFPLRAKEGGVLTRAGHTEAGCDLARLAGFTPASVIVEVMNDDGTMARRPDLEIFARKHGIKIGTIADLIHYRLSTEHTVVRIGERELPTVHGTFRLFTFEDRIEGGVHMAMVMGDIRREEPTLVRVHVIDPLRDLVGAEYNGPSNWTLWAALQRVAEEGRGVVVVLANHESSQALLERVPQLTQPPRQFSRSQSRIYSEVGTGAQILQDLGVGKLRHLGPPLKYAGLTGYDLEVVESIPFTG, encoded by the coding sequence ATGGCCTTTAACAGCATTCAGGAAATCATCGAAGACTACCGCCAGGGCAAGATGGTATTGCTGGTGGATGACGAAGACCGGGAAAACGAAGGCGATCTGCTGCTGGCCGCCGACTGCTGCGACGCCCAAACGATCAGCTTCATGGCCCGCGAAGCCCGTGGGTTGATCTGTCTGACGTTGACTGACGAGCACTGCCAGCGCCTGGGGCTTGAGCAGATGGTGCCGAGCAATGGCAGCGTGTTCAGCACCGCGTTCACGGTTTCCATCGAGGCCGCCACTGGCGTGACCACCGGTATTTCCGCCGCCGACCGGGCTCGCACCGTCGCCGCCGCCGTGGCCATCGATGCGGGGCCCAACGACATTGTGCAGCCGGGGCATATCTTCCCGCTGCGGGCCAAGGAAGGCGGTGTCCTGACCCGTGCCGGGCACACCGAAGCCGGTTGCGACCTGGCGCGCCTGGCAGGTTTCACGCCGGCGTCGGTGATCGTCGAAGTGATGAACGATGACGGCACCATGGCCCGCCGGCCGGACCTGGAGATTTTCGCCCGCAAGCACGGGATCAAGATCGGCACCATCGCCGACCTGATCCACTATCGCCTGAGTACCGAGCACACCGTGGTGCGTATCGGCGAACGGGAACTGCCCACGGTACACGGCACCTTCCGCCTGTTCACCTTCGAAGATCGCATCGAAGGCGGCGTGCACATGGCGATGGTGATGGGCGACATTCGCCGGGAAGAACCGACCCTGGTACGGGTGCATGTGATCGATCCGTTGCGGGACCTGGTGGGTGCCGAATACAACGGCCCGTCCAATTGGACGTTGTGGGCGGCCTTGCAGCGGGTGGCCGAGGAAGGTCGCGGCGTGGTGGTCGTGCTGGCCAACCACGAATCCTCCCAGGCGCTGCTCGAGCGCGTACCGCAACTGACCCAGCCGCCACGACAATTCAGCCGCTCCCAGTCGCGCATCTATTCTGAAGTGGGCACCGGCGCGCAGATTCTCCAGGACCTGGGCGTCGGCAAATTGCGGCACTTGGGACCACCACTCAAGTACGCGGGGCTGACGGGGTATGACTTGGAAGTGGTGGAGAGCATTCCCTTCACCGGATAA
- a CDS encoding carboxymuconolactone decarboxylase family protein — MSNEKYEQGLKIRTQVLGQDYVNRSIENADDFTRPLQEMVTEYCWGHVWSREGLSLKERSMINLAMISALNRPHELKLHVRGALRNGLSREQIREILLQVGIYCGVPAAVDSFRLAREAFAEADAEAPSQPSAV; from the coding sequence ATGAGCAATGAAAAATACGAACAAGGCCTGAAGATCCGCACCCAGGTACTGGGCCAGGACTACGTCAACCGTTCCATCGAGAACGCCGACGATTTCACCCGGCCACTGCAGGAAATGGTCACCGAGTATTGCTGGGGCCACGTCTGGAGTCGCGAGGGCTTGTCGCTCAAGGAGCGCAGCATGATCAACCTGGCAATGATCTCGGCGCTCAATCGCCCGCATGAACTCAAGCTGCATGTGCGCGGCGCCTTGCGTAACGGCCTGAGTCGTGAGCAAATACGCGAAATTCTGCTTCAGGTCGGTATCTATTGTGGCGTCCCCGCTGCCGTGGACAGTTTCCGGCTTGCCCGTGAAGCCTTCGCCGAAGCCGATGCCGAGGCCCCCAGTCAACCCTCGGCTGTTTGA
- a CDS encoding ABC transporter permease, which produces MKMSATTSPRTGSAIGAAGAVQAKAATHTPSLAQRWRGAGNLVPALLFLGLFFLAPLIGLLLRGVLEPVPGLGNYEQLFANSAYARVLFNTFSVAGLVTLFSLLLGFPLAWAITLVPRGWGRWMLNIVLLSMWTSLLARTYSWLVLLQASGVVNKALMALGIIDQPLEMVHNLTGVVIGMSYIMIPFIVLPLQATMQAIDPMILQAGSICGASPWTNFFRVFLPLCRPGLFSGGLMVFVMSLGYYVTPALLGGAQNMMLPEFIIQQVQSFLNWGLASAGAALLVAITLVLFYFYLKLQPESPVGASNAR; this is translated from the coding sequence ATGAAAATGTCGGCAACGACCTCCCCTCGCACCGGGAGCGCCATTGGCGCTGCCGGTGCGGTACAGGCCAAGGCGGCGACGCACACCCCGTCGCTGGCACAGCGCTGGCGCGGGGCCGGTAACCTGGTCCCTGCCCTGCTGTTCCTCGGTCTGTTCTTCCTGGCGCCGTTGATCGGCCTGCTGCTGCGCGGTGTGCTGGAGCCGGTGCCCGGGTTGGGCAACTACGAGCAATTGTTCGCCAACTCGGCCTATGCCCGAGTGCTATTCAACACCTTTTCGGTGGCCGGGCTGGTCACACTGTTCAGCCTTCTGCTGGGTTTTCCCCTGGCCTGGGCCATCACCCTGGTGCCCCGTGGCTGGGGCCGCTGGATGCTGAACATCGTGCTGCTGTCGATGTGGACCAGTCTGCTGGCCCGCACCTACTCCTGGCTGGTGCTGCTGCAAGCCTCCGGGGTGGTGAACAAGGCGTTGATGGCGCTGGGCATCATCGACCAGCCGCTGGAGATGGTGCACAACCTCACCGGCGTGGTGATCGGCATGAGCTACATCATGATCCCGTTCATCGTCCTGCCGTTGCAGGCGACCATGCAGGCCATCGACCCGATGATCCTGCAGGCCGGCTCCATCTGCGGCGCCAGTCCCTGGACCAACTTCTTCCGGGTATTCCTGCCGCTGTGCCGGCCGGGGCTGTTCTCCGGCGGGCTGATGGTGTTCGTGATGTCCCTCGGTTACTACGTGACCCCGGCACTGCTGGGCGGTGCGCAGAACATGATGCTGCCGGAATTCATCATCCAGCAGGTGCAATCGTTCCTCAACTGGGGCCTGGCCAGTGCCGGCGCCGCCTTGTTGGTGGCGATCACCCTGGTGCTGTTCTACTTCTACCTGAAGCTCCAGCCGGAATCCCCGGTGGGCGCCAGCAACGCGAGGTAA